A stretch of DNA from Panulirus ornatus isolate Po-2019 chromosome 14, ASM3632096v1, whole genome shotgun sequence:
CAGCATAGATTACAGATGGCTAAGTAAAGCGATACTGTGCATAGTCAGTACTCAAAGTGATATGGTACACTAAAACAAAATACAATTCTAGAATAAGTGTGCTTAATAATGAATGGAAATCTCCAGCGCGTGATCGTGCGAGCCTCTATGGTGTGCTGGAGTGCTCGGTAATCCAAGGTGAAAGCTGGACTTGTGAGATACTGCCGAGTGGTGGTTCTTTGACCAAGAGGACTTCCGGTGCAGTAACAAAACGGAAGTTGGGCAAAAAGTAACTCAGCACCGGTTATTGTGAACAAATGTTATTGGTGCAGTTATGTGTAAAGTGCAGATTATTTACTGTGCCGACATCTGTAAGGATTTTCTTTACGACTTTTGACTAAATTAACCTCATTTGTCACATGAACTCCGAGAAATACTGAGGAGTGATGGCTATAATGAGCGTTAAGTTGGATGTGCAGCATATATTCCGTTGTTAGAAACTATCTGACGAACTCTGAACTGGCTCACAATAATCATCGAGTGCACAAAGGGAATAAGTTATTACAAGCACAGGGGCCTGCAGTTCGGAGTCCTGCTACTTCAGCAGCTGTAACAAAAACCAGCCGAACCTCCAGACGCTGGCCTCGCGGAACTGTACCAATACGTATTTGAATCTTCCCTTGTGAGAACCAAAAGCTACTTTTCCTCCTACTAAAGGTTACACATTTCCCTTGTTTTAATAGAACCACAGTGGCCGTGAGTGAGTGTTGCTCCTACGACCTTTCTTCTTAGTCTATactgaatatatcaaaaaaacaaaaacagagccTCCATCTCGCGGAAGGGCTCGTCAAAGAGGCAGTTATTGTTTTTTGTTATTCGCAGAGGCTGCTGACTCGTACACCCGCCGACTATTGGTCAGAGTCGACGCTTCTGCTCGTGTGATCTCTTGGTGAAATTCACGATAACCTTACAGTACTGTTCAGTGTGTAGTTTCATCCACTTCAGCTTGTATTACTAGGTTTGTGTATATGTAGACGGACTGTGCGAACATGACAAGTAGTATGTTCCCTGTGCAGTGAACACAGTGATGCCGGATTTTCGCTCCACCTGACGGAGAGCCAGAGCGTGATGGCGTCCGTGTGGTGGAATGGGGGAGTTCTGGTGttggcgatgatggtgatgagggtagttACAGCCTCCACTTGTCCCTCTGTTTGTACTTGTAGATGGAAAAATGGCAAGCAAGCTGTGGAATGCAGGAACCAGGGACTCGCCAGCGTGCCTGCCGGGATTCACTCCGACACACAGGTCCTGGACCTGACTGGTAACAACCTCCAGACTCTGTCCAGACACGCCTTTAAAAGGGCAGGCCTCATCAACCTACAGAAGGTCTACCTAAGAGACTGTAAGATTGGCCAAGTCGACCCAACTGCCTTCTCGGAGCTGACCAATCTGGTAGAATTAGACTTGAGCGAGAATCTGCTAACGGAGGTCCCTTCTTTAGCTTTTTCCCACATCCAAGCCCTGAGGGATTTAAATCTCAGGGGAAACAGACTACGAAAAATCCGTAGTGATAGCTTCGCCCACACTCCATCCTTGGTGCGCCTCGACCTTGGCTATGCGGGTATCAAAAGTGTAGCATCAGCAGCTTTTCAGCCTTTGTCACTCTTGGAAAAGATTGAATTGCAAGGAAATTATCTTTCCGAGCTTCCGCTGGCAGCTGTAAAAAGTCTGGACCGAGTGCACGATCTGGAAGTTCACGAGAATCCTTGGATGTGTGACTGCCGTGCGCTTCCGCTCTGGCGACTGCTGGAAGTGAGAGGCGTTCCCCACCCAGTGTCTCCTTCATGCACTGCCCCCCGCAGAGTTAAAGGGAACACCTTCCACATGTTGACGGAGGAAGACTTTGCTTGTCCTCCCCAGATCCTACCAGTGGGCCGCAtggtggagggtgtggcaggGGAAAATGCAACGATCGCTTGTCCTGTAGGAGGACAGCCCCCTCCTCAGGTAATGTGGTACAAGGGAGAAGCACCTGTGGTGAATGGTTCTATTGTAGGACTGGGGCCACAACGGCTCTACGTCATTACAGAAAGCAACAAGAACTTGGTGAGCCGCTTGGTGATCACGGGAGCACAAGAGACTGATTCAGGTACATTGCGCTGTGTTGCAATAAATTCCGCAGGATCGGCTACAGCTAACTTCACTCTGGCCGTAACCATGAGAGCAGCGGCACAAACTAAGCTTGATTCGGGTCACATTGCTGGGATATCTGTGGGACTAGTGGTTCTAGCCCTCATTGTGTTGGTGGTAGGATTCTTGGTTCTGGCTCGTGCTCGTTCCCACTCCTCGCCAACACCCGTTAAGAACTCTCCCAGTACACCTCCGTCGGACGAAGCCTCCCCTATCGAGCCTAACCCCGTGCAGAAACCCCCGCGACTCACCGACCTGAACGGATCTCCGGTTGCGTACGGATCATCCACGCTCGGTAACCCAGACGTGATCAGCGAAGCGGAGCGGGCCGTGCGAGCCGTCAACGGTCATCTTCCCAACGGCTCCATCCAGGGCGTGAGTGAGGGCGGTGACTACACACGTATGGAAGGAGACTCCCTCTACCCCAGCGGGTTGTGGCCTGAAGATACCACACCCCAGGAATCTTTGGACAATAATGATCCTTCTAACGTCATCCACGAACACTTCAATCCTGGCTACATGGTCAACGATCTTGGCTACGGTGGCTATGGCCCGTTACACTCCACACCTTACCGCCCCGGGTATGACTTGCAGGAAGAATTTGATCCGCAGACCTACGGTTATCCTGCTGACTATGGGCTTCCTATTCCCGAGGCGGGGGAGGGGCGTGAACTTCGAGGAGATCCTAGAAGAAAAGACTGGAGCATGACTGATGTTCGCGGGTCACAGGATGATGGGGATTCCAGAGTCGATACCCACACCTCTAGACAGGACACATATGCATCACAGCAGGATGTGTATAGTTCCCGCCAAGATATGAAAGACGCCAGACAGGACCTGTATGGCGTCACCACTGGCCGGCCACCCGTCTACGGATACCCAGAGGAGGTGTTTGCTTCCCGTGATGACGTGCCAGAAGGTGCTGAAAGTCCACAGTGTCCAGCGGGTCCCCTAGGTGAACGGCCGTGGGTTCCAGGGTCACAGGCGCCATCCCTGGCTCGTGGGGGCGTAGCCGTCTTGCCGCCTCTCCCCAACGGCATTGCCAACCGCATCAAGGCCCGCgactctcctgacgaagggtacCAAGAAGGCACAGAGGTGTAGCGGGGTCG
This window harbors:
- the LOC139753508 gene encoding uncharacterized protein; this translates as MASVWWNGGVLVLAMMVMRVVTASTCPSVCTCRWKNGKQAVECRNQGLASVPAGIHSDTQVLDLTGNNLQTLSRHAFKRAGLINLQKVYLRDCKIGQVDPTAFSELTNLVELDLSENLLTEVPSLAFSHIQALRDLNLRGNRLRKIRSDSFAHTPSLVRLDLGYAGIKSVASAAFQPLSLLEKIELQGNYLSELPLAAVKSLDRVHDLEVHENPWMCDCRALPLWRLLEVRGVPHPVSPSCTAPRRVKGNTFHMLTEEDFACPPQILPVGRMVEGVAGENATIACPVGGQPPPQVMWYKGEAPVVNGSIVGLGPQRLYVITESNKNLVSRLVITGAQETDSGTLRCVAINSAGSATANFTLAVTMRAAAQTKLDSGHIAGISVGLVVLALIVLVVGFLVLARARSHSSPTPVKNSPSTPPSDEASPIEPNPVQKPPRLTDLNGSPVAYGSSTLGNPDVISEAERAVRAVNGHLPNGSIQGVSEGGDYTRMEGDSLYPSGLWPEDTTPQESLDNNDPSNVIHEHFNPGYMVNDLGYGGYGPLHSTPYRPGYDLQEEFDPQTYGYPADYGLPIPEAGEGRELRGDPRRKDWSMTDVRGSQDDGDSRVDTHTSRQDTYASQQDVYSSRQDMKDARQDLYGVTTGRPPVYGYPEEVFASRDDVPEGAESPQCPAGPLGERPWVPGSQAPSLARGGVAVLPPLPNGIANRIKARDSPDEGYQEGTEV